One Candidatus Omnitrophota bacterium genomic window, GACTCTCTTAATCGACCCATTGGTAACAATCGGGACTACTATTTTGTTTTTATCTGATAAGGACAAAAAATGAAAAATAGAATATTATTGATATTGGCTTTAGCTTTTGTGGTTCTGGGTTGTTCGGATAGGTACGCTATAGAGAAACGTTACTGGGGTTTGCAGAAGCAGGCAGGGGATATATTTGGCAATCCGCATTCAACTCCCCCAAGGCAGATTGAGCAGGTAGTCAAGAAGTTTAATGGATTCGCAAATAAATATCCCGGTACTAACCTTGCTATTGATGCCGACTTTACTATTGCCAGGCTTTATGCGGCAAAAGAGGATTTTGACAAGGCAAGAGAACAACTAAGCGCTATAATGAAAAAATACAGCAACAGCCCGGTAATCGTTTCCGAGGCGATGGCTTTATACGGGAATTCATATGAAATGGAGAATAAGTGGGGCCTGGCTGTCAATGAATATAAGAAGGTTTACGAAAAATACCCTTATTCACGCGCCGGATTTGAGCTTCCTATTTATATTGCCAGGCATTATAAGGCAAAATTCCAGCCTGAGAGCATGAATGAAGCGTATATGGAGGCAGTAGCGCATTATAAAACGCTTATACAGGATAATACCGACCCCAGAATCGCTATTAATGCGTATTTCCTTATGACCAACTGTTATATGGAATTAAAGGATTGGAATGCGGTAGTTTCTGCTTATGACTCTATAATAAAGAATTATAAAGATAATCCAAAGGCGCAATCTGCAGTAGAGACAGCAACTTTAAACAAGGCTTTGATATACGCGACTCAACTGAAGAATCTCCCCAAAGCAAAAGAAATCCTGGCCGAGTTTACCAAGCGTTACCCCAGGAGCAGGCTTATCAAGGTTGCAAATAATTTACTGAAAGAAATCGAGAAGAATGCCGCAAAGTAATCAAATCTTAAATTCATCCCTGGATTTAAAGTTCAAGAGTTTCCTTGAAGAGGTGCTCAAGGATGTTATGTATGCTCTTTCTGCTGAATGCGGCTCCCTTTTTATTTTTGATGCCGGGCATAAGGAGCTTATCCTTGATTCTTTCCTGAATTCATGCAACCTTCGTATTAAAGGTCTTAAGAAAAGGGTAGGTGAGGGTGTTTCAGGAAAGGTCGCAGATATCAATAAGCCGGTGCTGGTCAAGAACATCAAAGCAGACGCGCGCTTTAGAAGCAATGGGTACAAGCATTATAAGACAGCGTCATTTATGTCAATACCGATAATAACTTCCAAAGGTTTGATCGGCCTGATAAATATTGCCGATAAATCGAATAAAGAGCCATTCAGCGAGAGTGATCTTAAATTTGCCGTAGCAATAGTAAAATATGCAGTCATGCTTCTTGAGGCAAGCGATAGCTGCAGTGAATTAAAGTCCGAGAAAGAATGTTTAGGCAAAGAAAAAGAACTGCTTACTAAATACGCCTCTGTAGGCAAGCTTGCTGCGGGAGTTGTGCATGAAATCAATAATCCCCTTGACGGGATAATCAGGTTCACAAATATCCTTATTGAGCAGATAGAGAACAATTCAGTAAGCAAGGAATACCTTTTAGAAGTAAAGAATGGTTTAAGCCGTATAGCTAAAATTACAAAATCATTATACGAATTTTCACATATCGTCAACGTAGATTCATTAAAGACAAGAGAATATGTTTATTTAAATGATATGCTGGATGAGCCTCTAAAAGTTTACGCTGAGAAAATCATGAACGGCAATATCCAGATAAAGAAGAAATTCAATGCCGGTTCCATTAAAGTGGTTGATTTCGGTTTGCAGCACGTTTTTTCTAATCTAATAAAGAATGCCCTGGATTCAATTCAGGCAGTCGGAATAATAGAGATTTCTACTGAGCTGCATAATGATACCGTCAAGATCGGTTTTAAAGATTCAGGTACCGGTATCCCTTCCGAAATATTGGGGCATATTTTTGAGCCTTTTTTTACCACTAAACCTGTCG contains:
- a CDS encoding GAF domain-containing protein; this encodes MPQSNQILNSSLDLKFKSFLEEVLKDVMYALSAECGSLFIFDAGHKELILDSFLNSCNLRIKGLKKRVGEGVSGKVADINKPVLVKNIKADARFRSNGYKHYKTASFMSIPIITSKGLIGLINIADKSNKEPFSESDLKFAVAIVKYAVMLLEASDSCSELKSEKECLGKEKELLTKYASVGKLAAGVVHEINNPLDGIIRFTNILIEQIENNSVSKEYLLEVKNGLSRIAKITKSLYEFSHIVNVDSLKTREYVYLNDMLDEPLKVYAEKIMNGNIQIKKKFNAGSIKVVDFGLQHVFSNLIKNALDSIQAVGIIEISTELHNDTVKIGFKDSGTGIPSEILGHIFEPFFTTKPVGKGTGLGLSICREIINKYEGKIDVSSAVGDGSNFTVTINRKYTKNA